The sequence TCATGGATGAGAAACGCTCTTTTGATCGTATGGCAGATTTACGGCCCTCTGTTGAAACGAGCGATACCCTTTGGTCCGGCGATGGCAAGCAACTATTCACGAAAAATACGCTGCCGCAAGATTCGGGATATGTTTTTGAACACAATATCCAATGGGACAGCCTTTCAAGTCCTTACCAATTGCCCATCGGGCTGCAACTGCCTTATGATCAAAATTACCTGCGGTTCAGTTTTGCCAATCTGTGTGCCTTGAATAGGGATAAAATCTCATTCAGATATATGTTGGCAGGCGCTGACGATCGCTGGATCTATGCAGGCCTGGAACCTCAAAGCAAAAATTACTTTAATCTCACACCCGGTGCCTACACCTTTCGCGTCGCAACCAGAGGAATCAACGGCCAATGGGGTACCCCTGCTGAATTCAGTTTTCGCATTTCACCGCCCTGGTGGCGGACCTGGTGGGCATACCTGGCTTATGCAACCCTAGCCTTCGGAGGCATTTGGTTAATAGTGCAATACCGGTCGAGGCGATTAAAGAAGGAAAACCGTTTGCTCGAAGAAAAAGTAACCCAAAGAACCGATGAACTTCGGGAGACCATTAGCAACCTCAAATCCACCCAATCTCAACTCGTCCAATCCGAGAAAATGGCATCGCTCGGGGAGCTTACCGCAGGCATTGCCCACGAAATTCAAAACCCGCTCAACTTCGTCAATAATTTCTCAGAAGTCAGCAATGAGCTTATTGACGAAATGGCTGAAGAAGTCGAGGCAGTAAAGACAAGGCATGCCTTGTCTCAACAACAAGACTCGTCTCAAGACAAAGAAAGCTTGACCGAAATCACAGACCTACTAAGCGACGTTAAATCAAACCTGGAGAAAATCACCCACCACGGCAAGCGCGCCGATGCCATTGTAAAAGGGATGCTCGCCCACAGCCGTAGCGGTAAAGGCGAAAAGTCCTCGACCAACCTGAACGCCTTAGCCGAAGAATACCTCAAGCTCTCGTATCACGGCCTTCGAGCCAAAGACAAGACCTTCAACGCCGATTTCAAAACCGATTTTGATCCCGATCTCCCGAAAGTAAATGTCGTGCCGCAGGACATCGGACGTGTTTTACTCAACTTGATCAACAATGCCTTTCAGGCAGTCAATGGTGTTTCAAACCCCACCGTCACCGTCAAAACCGAACGCACTACGAGCAACGAGCTACGCATATCCATCACCGACAACGGTCCTGGTATTCCCGATGAGATCAAGGACAAAATCTTCCAGCCCTTTTTTACCACCAAGCCTACGGGCGAAGGAACGGGATTGGGATTGAGCCTGAGTTATGATATTGTGAAGGCGCACGGTGGAGGTATTCAAGTGGAGAGTTCGGAGATCAAAGGCACTAGATTTTCCATTCAAATTCCTCTAGAAAACTAAGCACTCATGAAAAGGTATATCTCTCTTTTTCTAGTCTGGCTACCATTAATTGTAATGAGCCAATCCAATGAAGTTCAATTATTGGACGAAAGTCTGAATGAAGGCTGGATCTCTCTGACCGAAGACTGGAAATACCGCATAGGAGATGAGCTAAATTGGGCTCGACTAGAATATGATGACAGTACTTGGAGAGAGGCCGTTGCCGAATACAACAATATCAATTCTACAGGTGATACAGCTATTGCCGGAGAAGGTGAAATTATCTGGTTCCGTAAAAAAATCAAGTTAGCTGGAAGTGTACGAGAACCAATAATTTTTAATATCAATCAAGTAGGTGCTTCCGAGATTTACCTGGACGGAGAACTTCTTCAAACTCTTGGTGTGGTGAGCACTAATCCTGAGGTTTTTGAACGTAAAAGTCAAGTGGATGATATCTATTTACTCCCTCTCCAGACTGGTAAAGAGCAAGTTCTCGCCATTCGTTACGCAACGGGTAATCAAGATTATCCCTTGTTAAGTGAAAGCCCTTCTCTGATTGAGATCAAGCTTACTACCCTAAATGTTTTAAACAGCAATGATTCCTCAATAAATACTGGATTGGCTCTGATACCGGTAGGTTTTGACACCTTCCTCATTAGCCTGGGCGCTACTTCGCTGATATCGATTCTCTTCTTAACACTCTTCCTCTTTTTCCCTAAGGAAAGAATCAATGGATACTTTGCTCTATCCACCTTGTTCATGTCTTTTTTCTTGATTTTTATTTACATCGTCTTTTCTGTAGAGGGATCCAGTTTTTGGCATCTTACTGCTGCAACTATCTGCCTGTATTCGGGAATTCTATTGATGCTTTTTTGCATCTATCGCATCTTAGATCGCAAAGTGGGGTTTTGGTTTTGGACACTTACTACCTTATTCTTAATCGATATAATTTTAAAAATAGTATACCCCATTGTTGATCTAGGCTTAAGTCAAATTCTATTTATTGGTACGGCTATCATCCTTAGTATACGTTCACTTAAAACGAATAAAGTTGCCGCACTCATTTTCTTGTGCTGTATCGGATTAATATTTATTTATTTTCTTTCAATAATGATTACAAATATGCTGGGAATTGATAATTCCAGCTATGGACGGACCTTTGGCGGTCTTTCATTTATGCTAATGCCATTGAGCATCGCGATCTATTTAGGGTATAGCTTTAGCCAGCGTAGCAGGTCTCTCGAGCTACAGCTCCAAGCGGTAAAAAAACTATCTTCTGAAAACACTAGAATTCTTTCAGACCAAAAGAGCATCTTGGAAAAGCAAGTCACCGAGCGCACATCGGCACTGAACGAATCTTTAGATAACCTAAAGGCAGCGCAATCGCAACTGGTCCAATCCGAGAAAATGGCTTCACTAGGGGAGCTAACAGCAGGGATAGCACACGAAATTCAAAACCCACTCAACTTCGTCAACAACTTCTCTGAATTAAACAAAGAGCTGGTAGAAGAAGCCGTTGAAGAATTGGAAAAGGGTGACATTGAAGAAACCAAATCTCTCTTGAACGATTTAGGTGAGAATTCTGAAAAAATAACCCACCATGGAAAGCGTGCCGATGCCATCGTAAAAGGAATGCTCGCCCATAGCCGAAGCGGAAAGGGTGAAAAAAAACCAACCGACCTCAATCGACTGGCTGAGGAATACCTCAAGCTATCTTATCACGGAATTCGAGCCAAAGACAAAAGCTTCAACGCCGACTTCAAAACCGATTTTGATCACAATCTCCCGAAAGTAAATGTCGTGCCGCAGGACATCGGTCGCGTTTTACTCAACTTGATCAACAATGCCTTTCAGGCGGTCAATGGTGTTTCAAACCCCACCGTCACCGTCAAAACCGAACACACTACGAGCAACGAGCTAGGCATATCCATCACTGACAACGGCCCTGGCATTCCCGATGACATCAAGGAAAAAATCTTCCAGCCCTTCTTTACCACCAAACCAACTGGCCAGGGAACGGGGTTGGGATTGAGTTTGAGTTATGACATTGTGAAGGCGCACGGAGGAGAGTTGGATTTGGAATCTAAATCCGGAAAGAAAACCACATTTACCATTTTATTGCCACTAACAACTTGAGATTATGAGAGTACTATTAAACGTTTTTGGTTTTTTCTTTTTAACGCTTGGATCATTGACGGCGGCTCATGGCCAAGACTCTCTATTTGTTTTGAAGTCTTCAGATGTAAATGAAACAGGCTATTTGAATGCCAGCAGTATCACTGAATGGGAATTTAAAAAAGGGCATGATCTATCTTGGAAAGATTCTTCTACAGACGATAAGAGTTGGTCGAAACTTGATTCTTCAGAAATAGCTCGGTTAGACTATGATGATGAAGGGAAATTTGAAGGCTGGTTCCGTTTTAGATTCAAAATGGAAGATGAGTTTGAAGCACTACCATTATTTCTATTAAGTATCAATTCCGCAGCACAAGACATTTATTTAGATGGCCGGCTAATGGGATCATTTGGGAAAATTAGTGAAAGCTCAATTGAATATAGAATGAATTCAATGGACAGGCATGTCTTCCTCCCGCTCATTGCCGGAGAAACCTACCAACTTTCCGTTCACTTTGTAAAGAAGGAAGGCTTTCAAGAGTTTGCCTTAGGAAGCTCCCCTCTTCTTTCGGAAAAAGGGTTCCTATATTTTACCGATTATGAAACAGCCAGTGAACGAGAGATAAAATTTGAAAGGACCAAATCCATAGTGAGTATTCCTCTTACTTTGTCCACCTTGATTCTCTTGGTAGCCTTTTTGGTTACTTATTTAAATAGGTCAGAGAAGCATCTCAGGTATATCGCCTTTTCTATGCTTTTCATTTGGTTCTATGTGCTCAACATTTATTTTAGTTTTCACTTCTCTAGTCCGTACTCGCGGCCGATTTCCTCCACAATAAGTGCGTTGTCCTTATTAGGACTGTTCGTGATACTTCCCATTTTGGCTGCTCAGATTTTTTACGG comes from Cryomorphaceae bacterium 1068 and encodes:
- a CDS encoding ATP-binding protein, with the protein product MKRYISLFLVWLPLIVMSQSNEVQLLDESLNEGWISLTEDWKYRIGDELNWARLEYDDSTWREAVAEYNNINSTGDTAIAGEGEIIWFRKKIKLAGSVREPIIFNINQVGASEIYLDGELLQTLGVVSTNPEVFERKSQVDDIYLLPLQTGKEQVLAIRYATGNQDYPLLSESPSLIEIKLTTLNVLNSNDSSINTGLALIPVGFDTFLISLGATSLISILFLTLFLFFPKERINGYFALSTLFMSFFLIFIYIVFSVEGSSFWHLTAATICLYSGILLMLFCIYRILDRKVGFWFWTLTTLFLIDIILKIVYPIVDLGLSQILFIGTAIILSIRSLKTNKVAALIFLCCIGLIFIYFLSIMITNMLGIDNSSYGRTFGGLSFMLMPLSIAIYLGYSFSQRSRSLELQLQAVKKLSSENTRILSDQKSILEKQVTERTSALNESLDNLKAAQSQLVQSEKMASLGELTAGIAHEIQNPLNFVNNFSELNKELVEEAVEELEKGDIEETKSLLNDLGENSEKITHHGKRADAIVKGMLAHSRSGKGEKKPTDLNRLAEEYLKLSYHGIRAKDKSFNADFKTDFDHNLPKVNVVPQDIGRVLLNLINNAFQAVNGVSNPTVTVKTEHTTSNELGISITDNGPGIPDDIKEKIFQPFFTTKPTGQGTGLGLSLSYDIVKAHGGELDLESKSGKKTTFTILLPLTT